The proteins below come from a single Miscanthus floridulus cultivar M001 chromosome 1, ASM1932011v1, whole genome shotgun sequence genomic window:
- the LOC136496253 gene encoding senescence associated gene 20-like: MMRLLTGADQRDDKNRGGGGGGGGFVFSPRSVDAFGSTVIAEGGADDARHLYWVHAWTVGPDGVITQLREYFNTDLTVTLLSGSGAASSTKKADIAGAPSKQQDAASASSSSTSPSAASSSAAAGPKCLWQSRRADSAQKSLPGLVLAI; this comes from the coding sequence ATGATGCGCCTCCTCACCGGCGCGGACCAGCGCGACGACAAgaaccgcggcggcggcggcggaggaggaggattcGTCTTCTCCCCGCGCTCCGTCGACGCCTTCGGGTCCACCGTCATCGCCGAGGGCGGCGCCGACGACGCGCGCCATCTCTACTGGGTGCACGCCTGGACCGTGGGGCCCGATGGGGTGATCACCCAGCTCAGGGAGTACTTCAACACCGACCTCACCGTCACCctcctctccggctccggcgCCGCCTCCTCCACCAAGAAAGCTGACATTGCAGGAGCTCCGTCTAAGCAGCAGGACGCTGCCtctgcttcttcctcctccacATCCCCCTCGGCCGCGTCGTCGTCTGCAGCTGCAGGGCCCAAGTGCCTGTGGCAGAGCCGCCGCGCCGACAGCGCGCAAAAGTCGCTGCCGGGCCTCGTCCTCGCCATCTGA